In Leisingera sp. NJS204, the following are encoded in one genomic region:
- a CDS encoding GNAT family N-acetyltransferase, with protein sequence MAIEVQRYAAENASHWDDFLKVSKNGTFLLQRGFMDYHADRFQDHSLMIHEDGKLLAVLPANADGTVLNSHGGLTYGGVISGTKMSAERMLMVFDALAAYLRPAGFTEVNYKAIPYIYHRQPADEDIYALFRQGAQVVRTDVSATIAVPHRLPFGSGKKDGLRKARKAGLEIRESTDWSACWALLTQVLDDRHNARPVHSEAEIQLLAGRFPDRVRMFGAFDSDQMISALVIFDCGQTVHVQYIASSAPGRQNGGVDMIVHHLLDAVFTGRTWFDFGISTTDQGRELNTGLARQKEMFGARSTVYQQYRWQLT encoded by the coding sequence GTGGCGATTGAGGTACAGCGCTACGCAGCTGAAAACGCCAGCCACTGGGACGATTTCCTGAAGGTATCGAAAAACGGCACCTTTCTGCTGCAGCGCGGGTTCATGGACTATCACGCCGACCGGTTTCAGGATCATTCTTTGATGATCCATGAAGACGGCAAGCTGCTGGCGGTGCTGCCGGCCAATGCCGATGGCACGGTGCTGAATTCCCATGGCGGGCTGACCTATGGCGGGGTCATTTCCGGCACCAAGATGAGTGCGGAGCGCATGCTTATGGTTTTTGACGCGCTTGCCGCCTATCTGCGCCCCGCCGGGTTCACCGAAGTGAACTACAAAGCCATCCCCTATATCTATCACCGCCAGCCGGCCGATGAAGACATCTATGCGCTGTTCCGGCAAGGTGCGCAGGTTGTACGCACGGATGTGTCAGCCACCATCGCAGTACCGCACCGCCTGCCCTTTGGCAGCGGCAAAAAAGACGGGCTGCGCAAGGCGCGCAAGGCCGGTCTGGAAATCCGCGAAAGCACCGATTGGAGCGCCTGCTGGGCTTTGCTTACCCAAGTTCTGGACGACCGGCATAATGCGCGGCCTGTGCATAGCGAGGCGGAGATCCAGCTGCTTGCGGGCCGTTTTCCTGATCGGGTCCGGATGTTCGGCGCCTTTGACAGTGATCAGATGATCTCCGCCCTGGTGATCTTTGACTGCGGCCAGACCGTGCATGTGCAATATATCGCCTCGTCTGCCCCAGGCCGGCAGAATGGCGGTGTCGACATGATCGTCCACCACTTGCTGGACGCTGTTTTCACCGGCAGGACATGGTTTGACTTTGGCATATCCACCACTGATCAGGGGCGGGAACTGAATACCGGCCTGGCCCGGCAGAAAGAGATGTTCGGCGCCCGCAGCACGGTGTATCAGCAGTACCGCTGGCAACTCACCTGA
- a CDS encoding glycosyltransferase family 2 protein has translation MTQTPAASFILLSYCQEDTIAEAVQSLLDQNCEPIEIIISDDASADGTFEKIKQLAGTYSGPHRIVARRNESNMGVNRHIEHAISLATSDLMIWTAGDDRNAPNRAQRVIDSHRETGAKLLYSDAETVGPDGEPGENAYRRALFYKDFSTEDAATAFSLYLGATAAWHKDLYRKYGGFPKDRAYEDLILGFRALLEDGLHYIPEKLVTYKEDVGISAQLTKKISTLTNQERRTRMLKGQLAVLEQRLADARTFGLAENSPVVRKMTQAAGKIHARLDFYDGIGAVLASRHYGWGAKLQGIASEGMRRLRNR, from the coding sequence ATGACACAGACCCCCGCCGCCAGTTTCATCCTGCTGTCCTATTGCCAGGAAGACACTATCGCCGAAGCGGTGCAGTCCTTGCTGGACCAGAATTGCGAACCGATCGAGATCATCATCTCGGATGATGCCTCCGCCGACGGAACGTTTGAGAAGATCAAGCAGCTGGCCGGCACCTATTCCGGTCCGCACAGGATTGTGGCCCGGCGGAACGAAAGCAATATGGGCGTCAATCGGCATATCGAACATGCTATCTCCCTCGCCACTTCCGACCTGATGATCTGGACCGCCGGCGATGACCGCAATGCCCCCAACCGTGCACAGCGGGTTATCGACAGCCACCGGGAAACCGGCGCCAAACTGCTCTATTCGGATGCGGAAACCGTCGGCCCGGACGGAGAACCCGGCGAGAACGCCTACCGCCGCGCCCTGTTCTACAAGGACTTCAGCACCGAGGATGCGGCCACCGCCTTTTCGCTCTACCTGGGGGCAACTGCTGCATGGCACAAAGACCTCTATCGCAAATACGGCGGCTTTCCCAAAGACCGTGCCTATGAGGATCTGATCCTCGGCTTCCGCGCCCTGCTGGAGGACGGCCTGCACTATATTCCCGAGAAGCTGGTGACCTACAAAGAAGACGTCGGCATCTCAGCCCAGCTGACCAAGAAGATCAGCACTCTGACCAATCAGGAGCGCCGGACAAGGATGCTGAAAGGGCAACTGGCCGTCTTGGAGCAGCGACTTGCGGATGCCAGAACCTTTGGCCTAGCGGAAAATTCGCCGGTTGTCAGGAAGATGACACAAGCAGCCGGCAAGATCCATGCCCGGTTGGATTTCTATGACGGTATCGGCGCCGTGCTGGCCAGCCGGCACTATGGCTGGGGGGCAAAGCTGCAGGGCATCGCCAGCGAAGGCATGCGCAGGCTGCGCAACAGGTAA
- a CDS encoding methyl-accepting chemotaxis protein — MTAKKKLPAKRGFRLFSSIGAKITLILMAMGAAIAVGGVMVTLVFSQTGRQMEVLTEQKVPRLELSGRLVKAGSRAKDAMIAVLQAGSVDELVQAETEAVAAIAHLENSLAELPAAERAMFRPEADAASEMLSNLIAARKSAFRNQAWIDSQTGSLQTLSQTVQEKLVQVASEASDSLMAGGEDTIGQVDEVLKNLVEQQFGSLQTLLEARADISILSGAALALGHVRDVPTKRALKKMANDALSRLEPVMGRLEELGLDTFRAKKVRAGVELFRYTLTASRKELKDSRKEVLSARNASVRPLTQAMERMVFTLSVAATQASSDNRSAIQGLLDNQVGVLQQLLEINGWISAFQVAALDVAAAHDIDAADAAAAPLQDAAKALQGYAGFNNGVFAQELKDLVGLADPSEGLPVFKVASLEATAAAAAASQATVDAVLEFAHHATSLGAESRLEIASIADGLAAEVKAAQQQLQILAAVAAGVFLASLFLTRILILHPLADISGTTERLAAGNLRPVTGYDRSSDEIFRIATALSVFRDGLVEKAEVEAAADAERDARLAEQTAAVTAIGEGLEQLSQGDLTARIHGEMGEGYTKLRDDFNAALEKLEASVSSLSTSGQSIAGGSTEISSASRDLSERSERTAQTLAGTAAAVNQLSVSITGTAQASGEASASVEAARENASASIEVVKRTYGAMEAIKESSDKISRIIGMIEAIAQQTNLLALNAGVEAARAGTVGKGFAVVASEVRTLAHRSKEAATEISALVDEAGQNVELGADLVEQTRTAIGEISASVDSAADLMKTISQASSEQSGSLQEINSAMSNLDDATTRNAALFEEVTSSSLGLSKEAQAMAGAIGAFRTNTESEAVSGSLEQEDPWRLQA, encoded by the coding sequence ATGACTGCAAAGAAAAAACTTCCCGCCAAGCGCGGTTTCCGATTGTTCTCCAGCATTGGCGCAAAAATCACGCTGATCCTGATGGCAATGGGGGCTGCTATTGCTGTTGGCGGTGTCATGGTTACGCTGGTCTTTTCCCAGACCGGCCGCCAAATGGAGGTTTTGACGGAACAGAAGGTGCCCCGGCTGGAGCTGAGCGGCCGTCTTGTCAAGGCGGGAAGCCGGGCAAAGGATGCGATGATCGCGGTCTTGCAAGCTGGATCAGTTGACGAGCTGGTCCAGGCCGAGACTGAGGCGGTTGCAGCGATTGCGCATCTTGAAAACAGCCTGGCTGAACTGCCTGCGGCAGAGCGGGCCATGTTTAGGCCGGAGGCGGACGCGGCCTCCGAAATGCTCAGCAATCTGATCGCGGCCCGCAAAAGCGCCTTTCGAAACCAGGCCTGGATCGACTCCCAGACCGGCAGCCTGCAGACTCTTAGCCAAACGGTGCAGGAAAAGCTTGTGCAGGTCGCGTCGGAGGCCAGCGACAGTTTGATGGCAGGCGGCGAAGACACAATCGGCCAGGTTGATGAGGTCCTCAAAAACCTGGTTGAGCAACAGTTCGGCAGCTTGCAAACGCTGCTGGAAGCCCGCGCTGATATCAGCATTTTGTCCGGTGCGGCACTGGCGCTGGGCCACGTGCGCGACGTGCCCACCAAGCGGGCGCTCAAGAAAATGGCGAATGACGCTTTGAGCCGGCTGGAGCCGGTCATGGGGCGGCTGGAAGAGCTGGGCCTGGATACATTCAGGGCCAAAAAGGTCCGCGCGGGTGTGGAGCTGTTCCGCTATACCCTTACCGCTAGCCGCAAGGAGCTGAAGGACAGCCGCAAGGAAGTTCTGAGCGCCCGCAATGCCAGCGTGCGCCCGCTGACCCAGGCGATGGAGCGTATGGTGTTCACCCTGTCTGTTGCGGCAACCCAGGCCAGCTCTGATAACCGGTCGGCGATCCAGGGGCTGCTGGACAACCAGGTCGGCGTGCTGCAGCAGCTGCTGGAGATCAATGGCTGGATCAGCGCCTTCCAGGTGGCGGCGCTGGATGTGGCGGCTGCGCATGATATTGATGCCGCAGATGCCGCTGCTGCCCCGCTTCAGGACGCTGCCAAGGCGCTGCAGGGTTATGCCGGTTTCAATAACGGGGTATTTGCGCAGGAGCTTAAGGACCTGGTTGGCCTGGCCGATCCGTCGGAGGGATTGCCGGTCTTCAAGGTGGCGTCGCTGGAGGCCACAGCTGCGGCTGCTGCGGCGTCGCAAGCTACTGTGGATGCGGTGCTGGAATTTGCACATCACGCAACCAGTCTTGGGGCCGAAAGCCGGCTGGAAATCGCGTCCATTGCCGACGGTCTTGCGGCTGAGGTGAAGGCAGCGCAGCAACAGCTGCAAATCCTGGCGGCTGTGGCTGCCGGTGTCTTCCTGGCGTCTCTGTTTTTGACCCGGATCCTTATCCTGCACCCTCTGGCTGATATCAGCGGCACAACCGAGCGGCTGGCTGCCGGCAATCTGCGCCCGGTAACAGGGTACGACCGGTCGAGTGATGAAATCTTCCGGATTGCCACGGCGCTCTCGGTGTTTCGCGACGGGCTGGTGGAGAAAGCAGAAGTCGAGGCCGCAGCGGATGCGGAACGTGACGCCCGCCTGGCAGAGCAGACGGCGGCAGTGACGGCCATTGGCGAGGGTCTGGAGCAGCTGTCGCAGGGCGATCTGACAGCCCGGATCCACGGGGAAATGGGCGAGGGCTATACCAAGCTGCGGGATGATTTCAATGCGGCGCTGGAAAAACTGGAGGCGTCGGTCAGCAGCCTTAGCACCAGCGGCCAGTCGATTGCCGGCGGCAGCACCGAAATCTCTTCGGCCTCCCGCGATTTGTCCGAACGCTCGGAGCGTACTGCGCAGACACTGGCAGGCACGGCTGCTGCCGTGAACCAGCTCTCGGTTTCCATTACCGGCACCGCCCAGGCCTCGGGGGAGGCATCAGCCTCTGTTGAAGCGGCACGCGAGAATGCCAGCGCCAGTATTGAGGTGGTGAAGCGGACTTACGGCGCAATGGAAGCAATCAAGGAAAGCTCAGACAAAATCTCACGGATCATCGGCATGATCGAGGCGATTGCCCAGCAGACCAACCTTCTGGCGTTGAATGCCGGGGTCGAGGCGGCACGTGCCGGCACTGTTGGCAAGGGCTTTGCGGTGGTGGCCTCGGAAGTGCGGACCTTGGCGCACCGGTCGAAAGAAGCTGCGACTGAAATTTCGGCTCTGGTGGATGAAGCCGGCCAGAATGTCGAACTTGGTGCGGATCTGGTTGAACAGACCCGCACGGCAATTGGTGAAATCTCCGCCTCTGTCGACAGCGCAGCAGATCTGATGAAAACTATCTCCCAGGCCTCTTCAGAGCAATCCGGCAGCCTGCAGGAAATCAATTCGGCAATGTCAAATCTTGACGATGCCACCACCCGCAATGCGGCCCTGTTCGAAGAGGTCACCTCCTCAAGCCTGGGTCTGTCCAAAGAAGCGCAGGCCATGGCCGGGGCCATCGGCGCCTTCAGGACAAATACAGAGTCGGAGGCGGTTTCAGGTAGTCTGGAACAGGAAGATCCCTGGAGGCTGCAAGCCTGA
- a CDS encoding transcriptional regulator, with amino-acid sequence MTVLLKICRFGAFGVFHADGTNVQLGAKHQALLALLSSADGGIRTRAFLEKTLWCLAQPEQAKASLRTALSTLRRHLGPEAAKLLYANRERVILDLTRVELDSCAGNAVFMEGFELPHETAFNAWLNEARAEFARGAARPGPQAGTSPGRVILDGLLPSIAVLPFVHRAPGDAVVPLGSLMSEELSRYLSRSWAFSVTSYLASRQFDPETVRPAEVSSVAGVDYLVSGTVSCDGNRFRVEIDLHDAVREKVIWSRSFEGSKGSLMEGRSAVLRNATQQIGQTAAGEAVRLAGFKPLSTLESHTLLMAAISLMQEMDARKFQQAHEILSHLLEREPKHVLPLTWMGFWHVMRVEKGLSPNRGEDSRLASRMAEAAIEAAPGFSLAHTLKGLISSHLTFRFDLAQDAYDLALRDNPNEALALLLKGATLAYQDMPDEAVQMTDAARRLTPLGPQRYYFDALSALAYLSARNFARAIELSERSLEAKGAFPVPLRSKAIALQMSGRGAEARSTVQKLLEAAPEFCLSQFQRDNPAAMSPAGQEWASALRQAGVPE; translated from the coding sequence ATGACTGTCCTTCTGAAGATATGTCGGTTTGGCGCGTTTGGCGTCTTTCACGCAGATGGAACCAATGTTCAGCTTGGGGCGAAACATCAGGCGCTGCTGGCGCTTTTGTCCTCAGCTGATGGCGGGATCCGCACGCGGGCGTTTCTGGAGAAGACCTTGTGGTGCCTGGCACAGCCCGAACAGGCAAAGGCAAGCCTGCGGACAGCCTTGTCGACGCTGCGCCGGCATCTGGGTCCCGAAGCGGCCAAGCTGCTGTATGCAAACCGGGAGCGGGTTATCCTCGACCTGACCCGGGTGGAGTTGGACAGTTGCGCAGGCAATGCGGTTTTCATGGAAGGGTTTGAACTGCCTCATGAGACCGCTTTTAACGCTTGGCTGAACGAAGCCCGGGCGGAGTTCGCCCGTGGTGCTGCCCGGCCTGGACCGCAAGCAGGAACATCGCCGGGCCGTGTAATCCTGGATGGGCTGCTGCCTTCGATTGCGGTGCTGCCTTTTGTGCATCGTGCCCCTGGCGACGCGGTTGTGCCGCTGGGATCGCTGATGTCTGAAGAATTGTCACGGTACTTGTCGCGCAGCTGGGCGTTTTCGGTCACCTCCTATCTGGCCTCGCGCCAGTTTGATCCGGAAACAGTGCGTCCAGCCGAAGTGTCTTCGGTCGCGGGCGTGGATTACTTGGTGTCGGGCACCGTCAGCTGCGACGGCAACCGGTTCCGGGTTGAGATCGATCTGCATGATGCAGTCCGCGAAAAAGTAATCTGGTCGCGCAGTTTCGAGGGCAGCAAAGGCAGCCTGATGGAGGGCCGCAGTGCTGTGCTGCGCAATGCCACCCAGCAAATCGGACAGACCGCTGCGGGCGAAGCTGTCCGGCTGGCGGGCTTCAAGCCGCTGTCCACCCTGGAAAGCCATACCCTGTTGATGGCGGCGATTTCGCTGATGCAGGAAATGGACGCGCGCAAATTCCAGCAAGCACATGAAATCCTGTCGCATCTGCTTGAACGGGAGCCAAAACATGTGCTGCCGCTGACCTGGATGGGATTCTGGCATGTGATGCGGGTTGAAAAGGGCTTGTCTCCGAACCGTGGAGAGGACAGCCGCCTGGCCAGCCGGATGGCAGAGGCCGCCATCGAAGCTGCACCTGGTTTCTCATTGGCTCATACGCTTAAGGGGCTTATCTCCAGCCATCTGACGTTCCGCTTCGATCTGGCACAAGACGCCTATGACCTGGCGCTGCGCGACAATCCCAACGAAGCGCTGGCGCTGCTTTTGAAAGGGGCGACGCTGGCCTATCAGGACATGCCGGATGAGGCGGTGCAAATGACCGACGCGGCCCGGCGGCTGACGCCTTTAGGACCGCAGCGGTACTATTTTGATGCGCTCTCGGCGCTGGCGTATCTGTCTGCCCGCAACTTTGCCCGTGCCATTGAACTTTCCGAGCGGTCGCTTGAAGCCAAGGGCGCCTTTCCGGTGCCGCTGCGGTCCAAGGCGATCGCCCTGCAAATGTCCGGACGGGGTGCTGAAGCCCGCAGCACAGTCCAAAAACTGCTTGAGGCCGCGCCGGAGTTCTGCCTGTCGCAGTTCCAGCGCGACAATCCTGCAGCGATGAGCCCGGCGGGGCAGGAATGGGCTTCTGCCTTGCGGCAGGCGGGCGTACCGGAATAG
- a CDS encoding MBL fold metallo-hydrolase — MGFTRREFGLSAAAGLAAAAVPGWASARINLGNKRIETVSDGYLTLPPEFLFDGLEPDALQQALEQYGLAAGPLTPEVNVTLLREEGRVVLFDAGAGPGFQDSAGNLSGALDVLGVTPDEVTHVVFTHCHPDHLWGVLDDFDDLLFPGAAYLMGQGEWDYWFDPETADSIGSNRTAMAIGARRRMEQLEDKVQLFRDGEEILPGVAAHATPGHTPGHMSFEVRDGSNSVLVLGDAVGNHHVSFADPGRPVGADQEPQTAAATRMRLLDRLAAEQMQLIGYHLPGGGIGRAERIGSGYRFVPAV; from the coding sequence ATGGGGTTCACCAGGCGTGAATTTGGCTTGTCGGCTGCAGCGGGGCTGGCTGCTGCTGCTGTTCCCGGCTGGGCTTCGGCGCGGATCAATTTGGGCAACAAGCGGATTGAGACAGTTTCAGACGGGTATCTCACTCTGCCGCCGGAGTTTCTGTTTGACGGGCTTGAACCGGACGCTTTGCAGCAGGCGTTGGAGCAGTACGGGCTTGCAGCCGGGCCGCTGACGCCGGAGGTGAATGTAACGCTGCTGCGCGAAGAAGGCAGAGTTGTCCTGTTCGATGCCGGCGCTGGGCCGGGGTTTCAGGATAGTGCGGGAAATCTGTCTGGCGCGCTGGATGTTCTTGGCGTCACTCCTGACGAGGTGACGCACGTGGTCTTTACACATTGCCATCCGGATCACCTGTGGGGGGTGCTGGATGATTTTGACGATCTGCTGTTCCCTGGCGCGGCCTATCTGATGGGGCAGGGAGAATGGGATTACTGGTTCGACCCGGAGACTGCAGACAGTATCGGCAGCAACAGGACAGCCATGGCCATTGGGGCCCGGCGCCGGATGGAGCAGTTGGAAGACAAGGTGCAGCTTTTCCGGGACGGCGAGGAGATCCTGCCGGGTGTCGCAGCTCATGCCACGCCAGGCCACACGCCGGGGCATATGTCATTTGAAGTCCGGGATGGCAGTAACAGTGTCCTGGTTCTAGGGGATGCAGTGGGTAATCATCATGTGAGCTTTGCTGACCCTGGCAGGCCGGTTGGTGCCGACCAGGAGCCGCAAACGGCTGCTGCGACACGTATGCGTTTGCTGGACCGGCTTGCCGCCGAGCAAATGCAGCTGATCGGCTATCATCTGCCTGGCGGCGGTATCGGGCGGGCAGAGCGCATTGGCAGCGGCTACCGCTTTGTGCCAGCGGTTTAG
- the pcaQ gene encoding pca operon transcription factor PcaQ, whose translation MRLSSSLKLRHLEVFVEVARKMSVTQAAAALGMTQPAVTRALRELEEVCGKPLVEKHGRGIRLSGYGELFRDHAGRSLALARDGVALLRGLDAADGPLVSIGALPTVAADLVPDTLAQLRGGGAPGRFMVMSGGNQYLIDQLRRGGLDLVVGRMPAPEAMAGVEFDPLYRERVAVVVARDHPLAGAVHVPPTAFEDYPVLMPSEGSIIRPMVERMFLEQGLALPRFPIETVSATFGRRFVLAHQAIWIISHGVVRPELEAGSMAVLPLNTDSTLGPVGLCVRREHRLSAAAQRFCAALRRACTAQGLA comes from the coding sequence ATGCGGCTATCGTCTTCATTGAAACTGCGCCATCTTGAGGTCTTCGTAGAGGTGGCCCGCAAGATGAGCGTCACCCAGGCGGCCGCGGCCTTGGGCATGACCCAGCCCGCGGTGACACGGGCACTGCGCGAACTGGAGGAAGTTTGCGGCAAGCCGTTGGTCGAAAAGCATGGCCGCGGTATCCGGCTCAGCGGGTATGGCGAGCTGTTCCGGGACCATGCCGGGCGCAGCCTGGCGCTGGCTCGCGACGGGGTGGCGCTGTTGCGCGGCCTGGACGCGGCAGATGGACCGCTGGTTTCCATTGGCGCACTGCCCACTGTCGCCGCCGATCTGGTCCCTGACACGCTGGCGCAACTGCGCGGCGGCGGCGCGCCGGGGCGGTTCATGGTAATGTCCGGGGGCAATCAGTACCTGATCGACCAGCTGCGCCGCGGCGGGCTTGATTTGGTGGTTGGCAGGATGCCTGCGCCGGAAGCCATGGCGGGTGTGGAGTTCGACCCGCTGTACCGCGAGCGGGTGGCCGTTGTTGTCGCGCGGGACCATCCTTTGGCCGGCGCCGTGCATGTGCCGCCTACAGCATTTGAGGACTACCCGGTGCTGATGCCGTCTGAAGGATCGATAATCCGGCCGATGGTCGAGCGGATGTTTCTTGAGCAGGGGCTGGCACTGCCCAGGTTTCCGATCGAAACCGTTTCCGCCACATTCGGAAGGCGCTTTGTCCTGGCGCATCAGGCGATCTGGATCATCAGCCACGGTGTGGTGCGGCCGGAGCTGGAGGCTGGCAGCATGGCAGTGTTGCCCTTGAATACGGACAGCACCCTTGGCCCCGTGGGTCTGTGTGTCCGGCGGGAGCACCGGCTTTCGGCCGCCGCACAGCGGTTTTGTGCGGCCCTGCGCAGGGCTTGCACCGCGCAGGGGCTGGCCTAG
- the pcaC gene encoding 4-carboxymuconolactone decarboxylase has protein sequence MTQQNRYSQGMQIRRKVLGDAHVERAEAAKTALDAPFQELITEAAWGTVWASDRISLRERSMLTLALLAATGNFDEIPMHIRATARTGASQEDVLEAFQHAAIYAGVPCANRALKLAKQTYAEMESEGGETP, from the coding sequence ATGACGCAGCAGAACCGGTACAGCCAAGGCATGCAAATCAGGCGCAAGGTGCTTGGCGATGCCCATGTGGAGCGCGCCGAAGCTGCCAAAACCGCGCTGGACGCCCCCTTTCAGGAGCTGATCACCGAAGCTGCCTGGGGCACGGTCTGGGCCTCTGACCGGATTTCGCTGCGGGAACGGTCCATGCTGACACTGGCACTGCTGGCTGCCACTGGGAATTTCGACGAGATTCCGATGCACATCCGCGCCACCGCCCGCACCGGCGCCAGCCAGGAAGATGTGCTGGAGGCCTTCCAGCATGCGGCCATCTATGCCGGGGTGCCGTGCGCGAACCGTGCCCTGAAGCTGGCCAAGCAAACCTATGCAGAAATGGAAAGCGAGGGAGGGGAAACCCCATGA